Proteins encoded by one window of Cuniculiplasma divulgatum:
- a CDS encoding transposase produces MKSKYSAEEKFQIVMESFSENVTQAEICRRHGIYPVQLSKWKEQFILGGKSALSQRRNSDSRDEEIEDLKKIIGDQSLVIDAFKKRSRG; encoded by the coding sequence ATGAAATCAAAATATTCGGCTGAAGAGAAGTTCCAGATCGTAATGGAATCCTTTTCCGAGAATGTGACACAGGCTGAAATATGCCGCAGGCATGGCATATATCCTGTTCAGTTAAGCAAGTGGAAGGAACAGTTCATACTTGGAGGGAAGTCAGCACTGTCTCAGAGAAGGAATTCTGATTCGAGGGATGAGGAGATCGAGGATCTGAAGAAGATCATAGGAGATCAGTCACTGGTCATAGACGCTTTTAAAAAACGATCAAGAGGATAA